ACAGACACCGGGTGTTACACAGCGGTCGGCCGTCTTGTAAATACCCCACCAGCGCCTCCCCCACCTCGTGAGGCAGGGGCAACGGCTCGCGCCGTTGACCCTTACCGGGCACAGTCACGATACCCTTGTCCCAATCGAGGTCATCCAGCGTCAACGCCACCACCTCGCCGGCGCGCAACCCCAGTCGCGCCAGGAGCAGCAAGATGGCGTAGTCTCGCCGTCCGATGACCGTACTGCGGTCGCAGCTCTCGAGCATCGACTTCACTTGCTCGGGCGCGAGCGACTTTGGCAACCCCGACAAACGCCAATGCATGACCGGGAGGACCGCACTGGCGACATCGACAGGGATATCTCCACGCTGATACAAGAAGCGCAAGAAGCTCCGCAGCGCGGTGACGAGTAACTTGGCGCGGGTACGACTGAGGTGCTGTGCGTGGCGCAGAATGAACTGGTTGGCGTCCTGAGCAACCAGCCTCTCGAGCTCGATTGTCTCCGTCCCAAAACGTTCAGTGAGAAAGACGTGAACGGTGGGCAGATAGTTCTTTACCGTTGCCGAGGTCAGACCACGCTCGCGAACAAGAAATCGTTCATAGTCCTGTTCCATCCGTCCCATCGCACTGTCGCTGCTCGGGCCTGAAGGGGCAGCGGGGATCCGGTCGTTCGCACGCAAGTAACTCAGCAACTGCCGGGCGGTCGTTGCTTCGCGTTGGGCGGTCCGTCGTGATCCGCGAGCAACCAAGAACGCTCTGACCCGCAGCTCGTCAAGTACTTCGACATCGAGCCCTTCGTGCTCGAGCCACCTGCTGAGATCTCTGATTAGCCGGAGCGTGTTTCTGGCCGACGAGTGGTTGTATCCCTCCGCGGCAAGCTGAGCGGCAAATCCGTC
The DNA window shown above is from Gammaproteobacteria bacterium and carries:
- a CDS encoding site-specific integrase produces the protein MSIELFFPDPTSQRRFRVGPLTCDLDGFAAQLAAEGYNHSSARNTLRLIRDLSRWLEHEGLDVEVLDELRVRAFLVARGSRRTAQREATTARQLLSYLRANDRIPAAPSGPSSDSAMGRMEQDYERFLVRERGLTSATVKNYLPTVHVFLTERFGTETIELERLVAQDANQFILRHAQHLSRTRAKLLVTALRSFLRFLYQRGDIPVDVASAVLPVMHWRLSGLPKSLAPEQVKSMLESCDRSTVIGRRDYAILLLLARLGLRAGEVVALTLDDLDWDKGIVTVPGKGQRREPLPLPHEVGEALVGYLQDGRPLCNTRCLFVRISAPHRGFTGAAAICDVVRRALVRAGIDPPFKGSHMLRHSLATEMLRCGASLEDIGQILRHRHPETTQIYAKVDLEALRALAQPWPGGAT